One window from the genome of Cyanobacteriota bacterium encodes:
- a CDS encoding ABC transporter permease — LPLMCGLGILGGALWSGIVGLFHIYRGMNLIIGTLMMNYIGILLTQYAARVPLREPDGFLPESAQFSANAQIPTLLGTRLHWGVLLALLLTSVIYVLLWRTPLGFHLRAVGANVNVARCVGIDTNRNILTALMISGGLAGLAGIIEVSYTYTRLKGEISDGYGFAGILVALLGQLHPLGVLVSAILFSALIVGAQALNVVLQIPASVAQVVQAIVVLLVLLGNAIAQGDNQR, encoded by the coding sequence GCTCCCGTTGATGTGCGGCCTTGGAATTTTGGGAGGAGCACTCTGGAGCGGTATCGTCGGGCTATTTCATATTTACCGAGGCATGAATCTAATCATTGGCACCCTGATGATGAACTACATCGGTATTCTGCTGACCCAGTACGCAGCACGAGTACCGCTCCGGGAACCTGATGGATTTTTACCAGAATCAGCCCAGTTTAGCGCCAATGCTCAGATACCTACCTTGTTAGGAACTCGTTTGCACTGGGGTGTGCTGTTAGCATTGCTGTTGACCAGCGTGATTTATGTCCTGCTGTGGCGAACACCTTTAGGATTTCATCTGCGCGCAGTGGGAGCAAATGTAAATGTCGCTCGTTGTGTTGGTATCGACACAAATCGTAATATTTTGACCGCTCTGATGATTAGCGGTGGGCTAGCCGGGTTAGCTGGCATTATTGAAGTGAGTTACACCTATACTCGCTTAAAGGGAGAAATTTCTGATGGCTACGGGTTTGCAGGCATTCTAGTGGCCTTGCTAGGTCAGTTACACCCTCTAGGTGTGTTAGTGTCTGCTATTCTCTTCTCAGCACTGATTGTGGGTGCTCAAGCCCTAAATGTAGTGCTGCAAATTCCAGCCTCTGTTGCTCAAGTTGTGCAAGCTATAGTCGTGCTACTAGTGCTTTTGGGTAATGCGATCGCCCAAGGCGATAACCAGCGATAG